From a single Coregonus clupeaformis isolate EN_2021a unplaced genomic scaffold, ASM2061545v1 scaf0003, whole genome shotgun sequence genomic region:
- the LOC121554417 gene encoding N-acyl-aromatic-L-amino acid amidohydrolase (carboxylate-forming) B codes for MEGREVVLPTVSRVAVCGGTHGNELSGVYLVRERLKRKRKVEEEDHISVVTVMSNPRAVQQCRRYTETDLNRCFTHATLSGPVTDKTPYEIVRSQELNSLLGPKGSPEAMDLVCDLHNTTANMGLCLIAYSDCDWISLHIYRYLQRQMSDIPVRFIHFDLPLNEAYSLESVGKHGFAIEIGPQAHGVVRSNILSAMQEGVQHMIEWVRLFNSGTQFEGGKVDVYTMVKNLDYPRDFETHGITAAIHPQLQDRDFCLLHPNDPVFQTFSGETLKYKGTEPLYPFFINECAYYEKGIALSLARRRSVGIPSIRSEREGEQGKRKSAAEEMEEEEEMEEEMEEEGYQKLMVYGEESESLN; via the exons ATGGAAGGAAGGGAGGTGGTATTGCCGACTGTGTCCCGCGTTGCAGTGTGTGGTGGTACCCATGGCAATGAGCTGTCAGGAGTGTACCTGGTGAGAGAGCGGCTGAAGAGGAAGAGAAAGGTGGAAGAGGAAGACCACATCTCCGTGGTGACTGTGATGTCCAACCCGCGTGCCGTCCAGCAGTGTCggagatacacagagacagacctgAACCGCTGCTTCACCCACGCCACCCTCAG TGGGCCTGTGACAGACAAAACGCCCTATGAGATAGTGCGGTCCCAGGAGCTGAACTCCCTGCTAGGTCCTAAAGGCAGTCCAGAGGCCATGGACCTGGTGTGTGACCTCCACAACACTACCGCTAACATGGGCCTGTGCCTCATCGCCTACTCGGACTGCGACTGGATCTCTCTCCACATCTACAGATACCTGCAG AGACAAATGTCTGATATACCTGTGAGGTTCATTCACTTCGACCTTCCCCTCAATGAAGCATATTCCCTCGAGTCTGTAGGTAAACATGGCTTTG CGATTGAGATTGGTCCTCAGGCCCATGGAGTAGTCAGGTCCAATATTTTATCCGCAATGCAAGAAGGGGTCCAGCACATGATAGAATGGGTCCGCCTCTTTAACTCAG gGACCCAGTTTGAAGGAGGAAAAGTGGATGTGTACACCATGGTGAAAAATTTGGACTACCCAAGAGACTTTGAGACCCACGGCATTACAGCCGCCATTCATCCTCAACTCCAG gATCGGGACTTCTGCCTCCTCCACCCCAATGACCCTGTGTTCCAGACTTTCTCCGGAGAGACACTAAAGTACAAAGGGACTGAGCCACTCTATCCATTCTTCATTAACGAATGTGCGTACTATGAGAAGGGCATAGCTCTCTCCCTTGCAAGACGGAGGAGTGTGGGGATACCATCCATTCGatcggagagagaaggagaacagGGAAAGAGGAAAAGTGCAGCAGAAGAaatggaggaggaagaagaaatgGAAGAGGAAATGGAGGAGGAAGGCTATCAGAAGCTAATGGTATATGGAGAGGAGAGTGAGTCACTAAATTGA